One Agrobacterium vaccinii DNA window includes the following coding sequences:
- a CDS encoding glutaminase has translation MQDIQAVIDSICEKMQPRLGEGKVADYIPQLAKVDPKQFGIAVTTVEGETFVAGDARTPFSIQSISKVFMLTLALGKTGESVWRRVGREPSGSAFNSIVQLEREAGIPRNPFVNAGAIVITDMVLAGHQPREAIGELLRFIRYLADDDTISIDNSVAKSEQTSGYRNFALANFMSSFGNLHHPVDHTLGVYFHQCAISMNCVQLARAGLFLANRGRNPITGHSVVSEKRARRINALMLTCGHYDGSGDFAYHVGLPGKSGVGGGILVVAPGKASIAVWSPGLNEVGNSALGSDALEMLANEMGWSVFGA, from the coding sequence ATGCAGGACATTCAGGCGGTCATCGATTCCATCTGCGAAAAAATGCAGCCGCGTCTGGGTGAGGGCAAGGTTGCCGACTATATTCCGCAGCTTGCCAAGGTCGATCCAAAACAATTCGGCATTGCCGTCACCACAGTAGAAGGCGAAACCTTCGTAGCTGGCGATGCGCGGACGCCGTTTTCCATCCAGAGTATTTCCAAGGTCTTCATGCTCACGCTGGCGCTGGGCAAGACCGGCGAGAGCGTCTGGAGGCGAGTGGGCCGTGAACCCTCCGGTTCGGCCTTCAATTCCATCGTGCAGTTGGAGCGCGAAGCGGGCATTCCGCGCAATCCCTTCGTCAACGCAGGTGCCATCGTTATTACAGACATGGTTCTGGCTGGTCACCAGCCGCGAGAGGCGATCGGTGAACTGCTGCGTTTCATCCGCTATCTCGCCGATGACGATACGATTTCCATCGACAATTCCGTGGCGAAGTCCGAGCAAACGAGTGGCTACAGAAATTTCGCGCTGGCCAATTTCATGAGCAGCTTCGGCAATCTGCACCACCCCGTCGACCATACGCTGGGCGTCTATTTTCACCAGTGCGCCATTTCCATGAACTGCGTGCAGCTGGCGCGGGCAGGGCTGTTTCTGGCAAACCGTGGCCGTAACCCGATTACCGGCCATTCGGTGGTTTCGGAAAAACGCGCGCGCCGTATCAACGCGCTGATGTTGACCTGCGGACACTATGACGGCTCTGGCGATTTCGCCTATCACGTCGGTCTGCCAGGCAAGAGCGGCGTGGGCGGTGGCATTCTGGTGGTGGCGCCGGGCAAGGCGTCGATTGCCGTGTGGTCTCCGGGTCTCAACGAAGTCGGCAACTCTGCGCTTGGCTCCGATGCGCTGGAAATGCTGGCCAATGAAATGGGCTGGTCCGTATTCGGGGCTTGA
- a CDS encoding L,D-transpeptidase family protein: MTSGKTSTALILALGLSVSAGMPGTAGAVTLMDLLRGGPGKVERERQDRGLPGVAQQRTMPATRDVDPEPLPRVSGPRYYTYKADGTRAVDTSKFAAGLAGVKLSATPEIAKALEGYYNEGGKPLWVENGDLSPRASAVLAFFETVGDSGLNPADYSISAPSQDVTASITSEPQAPVQNVALAEEQTVSPAMMQFELALSAKVLAYVQDTTRGRVDPNKLSGYHDFKRKTVNLAPVLKLVGLSPDVAAYLRSREPSNPEYQGLKAELAKLRDTDKDGSHKIVVPADLVLKPGENNPDMATVVKAIEHRSSASLKTGHATTLAGYQQTPEYTPDLVDLVKAFQSENGLKADGVIGRATVRAMTGDSNEAKIAKLEVAMEQVRWLPADLGDRFVFINQPAFMALYHNEGVEDFGMKVVIGSKTNQTYFFQDEIQTVEFNPYWGVPQSIIINEMLPKLRNDPSYLDRLGYEVSVNGRAVSSSSVNWYGSTNAVSVRQPPSSDNALGDLKILFPNAHAIYMHDTPSKSFFSRDMRALSHGCIRLVDPRRMAAAVLGTTLDNVNKQIAAGQNRAVTVPTKIPVYVAYFTAWPDKDGKVQYFDDVYDRDSYVMKAFDTTTKARASSI; this comes from the coding sequence ATCACATCGGGAAAAACATCAACGGCGCTGATCCTGGCTCTCGGTCTTTCTGTTTCGGCAGGCATGCCGGGCACGGCGGGAGCCGTTACGCTTATGGACCTTTTGCGCGGCGGACCGGGCAAGGTCGAGCGTGAGCGTCAGGACCGCGGTCTGCCCGGTGTGGCGCAGCAGCGCACCATGCCAGCCACCCGCGATGTCGATCCAGAGCCGCTGCCGCGCGTCTCCGGTCCTCGCTATTATACCTACAAGGCCGATGGCACCCGTGCTGTCGATACGTCCAAGTTCGCCGCAGGACTGGCAGGCGTGAAGCTCTCTGCAACGCCTGAAATCGCCAAGGCGCTGGAAGGCTATTACAATGAAGGCGGCAAGCCTTTGTGGGTGGAAAATGGTGATCTGAGCCCTCGCGCCAGCGCTGTTCTCGCTTTCTTCGAAACCGTTGGAGACAGCGGCCTGAACCCAGCCGATTACAGCATCTCTGCGCCATCGCAGGACGTGACGGCCAGCATCACGAGCGAGCCGCAGGCGCCGGTGCAAAATGTCGCCCTGGCCGAAGAGCAGACGGTTTCGCCTGCCATGATGCAGTTCGAACTGGCGCTTTCGGCCAAGGTTCTCGCTTACGTGCAGGACACGACGCGTGGTCGCGTCGATCCCAACAAGCTTTCAGGTTATCACGACTTCAAGCGCAAGACGGTCAATCTTGCACCGGTGCTGAAGCTTGTTGGCCTCAGCCCTGACGTTGCCGCCTATCTGCGCAGCCGCGAACCTTCCAACCCTGAATATCAGGGCCTGAAGGCCGAGCTTGCAAAGCTACGCGACACGGACAAGGACGGCTCCCACAAGATCGTCGTGCCCGCAGACCTTGTTCTGAAGCCCGGTGAAAACAACCCTGACATGGCAACCGTCGTCAAGGCTATCGAGCATCGCTCGTCCGCCTCGTTGAAGACCGGCCATGCGACGACGCTGGCGGGCTATCAGCAGACACCCGAATACACGCCCGACCTCGTTGACCTCGTCAAGGCATTCCAGAGCGAGAACGGCCTCAAGGCTGATGGCGTGATCGGTCGTGCAACCGTGCGCGCCATGACCGGTGATAGCAACGAAGCCAAGATTGCCAAGCTGGAAGTTGCGATGGAGCAGGTTCGCTGGCTGCCAGCTGATCTGGGCGATCGCTTCGTCTTCATCAACCAGCCAGCTTTCATGGCCCTTTACCACAATGAAGGCGTCGAAGATTTCGGCATGAAGGTGGTTATCGGTTCCAAGACGAACCAGACCTATTTCTTCCAGGATGAAATCCAGACCGTGGAATTCAACCCTTACTGGGGCGTACCGCAGTCGATCATCATCAACGAGATGCTGCCGAAGCTGCGCAACGATCCGTCCTATCTGGATCGCCTGGGCTACGAAGTGTCCGTCAACGGACGCGCCGTGTCGTCTTCCAGCGTCAACTGGTATGGCTCCACCAACGCCGTGTCCGTGCGCCAGCCGCCAAGCAGCGACAATGCGCTGGGCGATCTGAAAATCCTGTTCCCGAACGCGCATGCCATCTACATGCACGATACGCCATCCAAGAGCTTCTTCAGCCGCGATATGCGCGCGCTGAGCCATGGCTGTATCCGTCTTGTTGACCCACGCCGCATGGCAGCAGCAGTGCTCGGTACGACGCTCGATAACGTCAACAAGCAGATTGCCGCTGGCCAGAACCGTGCCGTGACTGTGCCGACGAAAATCCCTGTCTACGTGGCCTACTTCACGGCATGGCCTGACAAGGACGGAAAGGTGCAGTATTTCGACGACGTCTATGACCGCGACAGCTACGTCATGAAGGCCTTCGATACGACGACGAAGGCGCGGGCTTCTTCGATCTAA